In Balneolales bacterium ANBcel1, one genomic interval encodes:
- the sprA gene encoding cell surface protein SprA has translation MLVVTVRNGLAGLVVGFCLLLLPFSAVSQSNDTIPDSGIHQEEGLQAGDDAEIGLTEAERRLFSAPESPRITNPFPRKRSPLIQIDLPEDRVDISRDSLGYYTAERTIFGVRSGYARRMDFESFSELSLKHRQHQNWRRLVDERRRQTVRRRGLLDFTLDLPVGERSAFTTIFGRPEVNLSVTGTADMSIGASISDTDDPSLPPDQQRRIDPTFEQNLRLNIQGMIGDKLTIATDWDTQRAFDYENRMSIRYQGYEDEILQSVELGNVSMETGNTLIRGGGSLFGVKAEAKFGPLRLTSVVSQQEGQSNTQTIEGGSQTATIEIRPAAYDNDRHFFIDFFAWQEFENAMADPVVVQRMFNINRMDVYVLNTSSREQSGQRRAAALVDLGVVQQGGSGPYLPPDQTRDRFDEALLEQYRDPNTTPSASDFGVSSDEFVEGYFVPLQEGVDYTFDENTGYLSLESRLDPDQALAVSFSHSVGGTSIRIGDLNTGDDRRMFLKLLRPSNLTTSSKAWDLTMRNVYSLNATNLRRDDIEIDIVFDGGNTPQTNLPGLGNVLLQDLGLDRVNASGEPRPDNQIDFGTGTLDAMRGRIIFPYLQPFGSRIAQLYEDSGLSQDQIQENIDRYTFPELYTSTQNNARRESGNNLFKISGSSRGSVQDSYNLGIAIVEGSVSVRANGVELTEGVDYEVDYSIGNIMITNRQYLQAGQEIVIDYESNQVLQIQQTTFAGLRAEYTVNDNISFGSTYFSLKERPLQDKIPIGDEPINNSVLGFDGKADFDAPWLTRAINWLPLIQTRADSEISFSGEFAQLRPDVAQTRAVSRAIDRGDLYPDEERGLSFIDDFEGSKTSINFLSPGRWNIAAAPHAIPGYDGTMDGYDESIESRVARSDMRGKFSWYMIPINIGRVTDAARTPESLPVSVSDVFPNREVRRQEDRLQTLDIHYNPRKRGPYNYNENLRDLLENRPEDTWGGMTAAFPSGLDNLRQNNIEFLEFWVQPLLPDGRNPTGMDYDNYDGKIYIDLGLVSEDVIPNNRLNTEDGLARAQDLGNLQVDNAMRSYIISRNAHLTGQFSTETQEREDVGLDGAHSTQGEFSEQVLFSNWLELMAEQYADQPEILDQILNDPSNDKYYYFNDPQIGHKPLHERFHRMYGFLEGNSLSRGDSRSITNRPDTEGLINPASVNRDDSFFQFEIPFNPGDPSSMRIGENYIVDMVDGDQPTDRWYLVRLPLRDVARQVGSIEDLERVQHIRFWMAGYHEPMTMRFATFELVGNQWRELERLSQEGYPGTIFEVSTINIEENSNRQPIPYRIPNGAIRSVQRGQQEQVLANEQSLSMRVEDLRSGEYRMLQRFYPNQLNLLNYSNLRMFVHGEGYDRRSDVEVVIRLGNDLSNNYYEYRQPVSPTDPNFNFTPLNMDPESSVLANETDRIWIPDSNSVNIVLSSLNALKQARNLEEVSLEELYERTDLVQDAPPGAVIAVVGNPSLGGVREIGIGIRNPHDNGSSQNGTVTSNVGRPSLDAELWVNELRVSGFEDQKGWGANFRTTIRLADLATVRASFSRQTDGFGHLNQSMIERQMFDMYSYDLNTQVNLHRFLPERYGWNIPLQLSARRSQQTPRFLPQQGDVRFSDFEDAVDASDLTEEERELEIDRMLDQIRTQSQRYGFGLTNISKSNSESTLLRYTVDNINLSYVYNLDERSDPNLEFRDQWDHRTSLNYRLNIRNVNVVRPLTFLDGIPVLQWFSTTGFTYVPSQVNLESVMTRRYSEELRRGGAGDNFSMQQQHSFNFESRVSVNYNLTQSISTSFSNTTELNLQQLGQREVDPADTLSSEFRTIPTLTALESWFFDPAANPRRDRYQESYSASWRPRLTRIEGLDWLNYSASFRGSFRWTNSAEGSGRGAAVQNQFSFEQNPELRTQNLLERVSLYRDAKSASERERRERNQARSRDDQDSEWTRSDDMRYFGRRMVLGLLSIQSINVSYTRGGGSGQGGYAGDSQIYYMFGDTGDSNFSPPFGYRIGLRQEIPRDQLIRVREPGEAYPFTASVDESHNLNVRTGMRPFSDLSVNLNWSARWDDTVERRQTLFYGDSLSVELRESGNITTSVWAFGGGYESLFELQVDRALDAIELRDEDGFVEADKVPLIAASLEKDFRKAYFGFSDRTIGVRGFLPLPLPNWDISWSGWENRMPLIQRYLQRATINHRYTGQYNQGWQLNSNRGDELPRAIDAYTFLYHQPDYDSRSISLQRNFAPLVGLQMRWVNNMNTQINYNTNKQTSISLSNNTVTERNVKRLSLTFGYSKRGFRIPFFRQLNNQIDINLTTEYSDEITYTYRLNDDVTEALRAPEGAVRDVRPARPDEQGSTQLQIRPSVRYQFSQTITAGLEYSFVKLMPRSSQILPRTDQDIRFNIQVRIRSN, from the coding sequence TTGCTAGTTGTAACGGTTCGTAATGGTCTTGCAGGATTGGTTGTTGGTTTCTGCCTGCTTCTTCTGCCGTTTTCCGCCGTCTCCCAAAGTAACGACACCATACCTGACTCTGGTATCCATCAGGAGGAGGGGTTGCAGGCCGGAGATGATGCTGAAATCGGATTGACGGAAGCGGAGCGCCGTCTGTTTTCCGCTCCGGAATCCCCCCGAATCACCAATCCCTTTCCCCGCAAACGGTCGCCTTTAATCCAGATCGATTTGCCGGAGGATCGTGTGGATATTTCCCGCGACTCACTGGGGTATTATACTGCCGAGCGCACCATTTTCGGAGTCAGGTCGGGATATGCGCGCCGTATGGATTTTGAGTCGTTTTCGGAGCTAAGCCTGAAGCACCGGCAGCATCAGAACTGGCGCCGCCTTGTCGATGAGCGGCGGCGGCAGACAGTGAGACGACGCGGCCTGCTCGATTTTACCCTCGATCTGCCGGTAGGCGAACGATCCGCCTTCACGACCATCTTCGGCCGTCCCGAGGTGAACCTGAGTGTCACCGGTACCGCCGATATGAGCATCGGAGCCTCCATCAGCGATACCGACGACCCGTCGCTACCGCCCGACCAGCAGCGCCGGATTGACCCGACGTTCGAGCAGAATCTTCGGCTCAACATTCAGGGTATGATCGGAGACAAACTCACGATCGCGACCGACTGGGATACCCAGCGCGCTTTTGATTACGAAAACCGAATGAGTATCCGATATCAGGGGTATGAAGATGAGATTTTGCAGAGCGTGGAGCTGGGGAATGTCTCCATGGAGACCGGGAATACGCTGATCCGGGGCGGCGGATCCCTTTTCGGGGTGAAGGCGGAGGCCAAATTCGGTCCCTTGCGCCTGACATCGGTCGTTTCACAGCAAGAGGGGCAGAGCAATACGCAGACCATCGAGGGCGGAAGCCAGACGGCAACCATTGAAATACGCCCGGCGGCCTATGATAACGACCGCCACTTTTTTATCGATTTCTTCGCATGGCAGGAGTTCGAAAACGCGATGGCCGATCCGGTAGTCGTTCAGCGCATGTTCAATATCAACCGGATGGATGTCTATGTACTGAACACCTCGTCCCGTGAACAGTCGGGACAGCGCCGTGCAGCCGCTCTGGTAGACCTTGGCGTTGTTCAGCAGGGCGGTTCGGGTCCGTATTTACCTCCGGATCAGACACGTGACCGTTTTGATGAGGCTCTGCTGGAGCAGTACCGTGATCCGAATACCACCCCCTCGGCTTCCGATTTCGGGGTGTCCAGTGATGAGTTCGTCGAGGGCTATTTTGTCCCCCTTCAGGAAGGTGTGGATTATACCTTCGACGAAAACACCGGCTATCTGTCGCTGGAGTCGAGACTGGATCCCGATCAGGCCCTGGCCGTATCCTTTTCCCACAGTGTCGGCGGAACATCGATACGGATTGGTGACCTGAATACCGGCGACGACCGCCGCATGTTCCTGAAGCTGCTCAGACCCTCCAACCTCACCACCAGCAGCAAGGCGTGGGACCTGACCATGCGTAACGTCTACAGCCTGAATGCCACGAATCTCCGCAGGGATGACATTGAAATCGATATTGTCTTTGACGGTGGAAACACCCCGCAAACCAATCTGCCGGGCCTGGGGAATGTCCTGCTACAGGATCTCGGGCTGGACCGGGTCAACGCCTCCGGAGAACCCCGCCCCGACAATCAGATCGATTTCGGAACCGGTACACTGGACGCTATGCGCGGCCGAATTATCTTTCCCTATCTCCAGCCGTTTGGAAGCCGAATAGCACAGCTTTATGAGGACAGCGGCCTGTCACAGGATCAGATTCAGGAGAATATCGACCGCTATACGTTCCCGGAACTCTATACAAGTACCCAGAATAACGCCCGAAGAGAATCAGGTAACAACCTGTTTAAAATAAGCGGTTCGAGCCGGGGATCTGTACAGGACAGTTACAATCTGGGAATCGCGATTGTCGAGGGGTCGGTAAGTGTACGGGCCAACGGGGTGGAACTGACCGAAGGAGTCGATTACGAGGTCGACTACTCCATAGGTAATATCATGATTACCAACAGGCAATACCTGCAAGCAGGCCAGGAGATTGTTATCGATTATGAGAGTAACCAGGTGTTGCAGATTCAGCAGACGACGTTTGCCGGGTTACGGGCCGAATATACCGTCAACGATAATATCAGTTTCGGCAGCACCTATTTTTCCCTTAAAGAACGTCCACTGCAGGACAAGATTCCGATTGGCGATGAACCCATCAACAATTCCGTATTGGGATTTGATGGCAAAGCCGATTTTGATGCCCCCTGGCTCACCCGTGCCATTAACTGGCTGCCGCTGATCCAGACCCGTGCCGATTCGGAGATCTCTTTCAGCGGGGAATTCGCTCAGTTGAGGCCCGATGTCGCACAGACGCGCGCCGTTTCAAGGGCTATTGACCGTGGCGACCTCTACCCGGATGAAGAGAGAGGGCTCTCTTTTATCGATGACTTTGAAGGATCCAAGACCAGTATCAACTTTCTGAGTCCCGGTCGATGGAACATTGCGGCGGCTCCGCATGCCATCCCCGGATACGACGGTACCATGGACGGATACGACGAGAGTATCGAATCCCGGGTTGCCCGCTCCGATATGCGTGGCAAGTTTTCCTGGTACATGATCCCCATCAACATCGGACGGGTTACCGATGCCGCCCGCACCCCGGAGTCCCTGCCCGTATCGGTTTCGGATGTCTTTCCCAACCGGGAAGTTCGCCGGCAGGAAGACCGCCTGCAGACCCTCGATATTCACTACAATCCACGCAAACGCGGTCCCTACAACTATAACGAGAACCTGCGCGACCTGCTCGAAAACAGGCCGGAGGATACCTGGGGCGGTATGACCGCCGCCTTCCCGAGCGGACTCGACAACCTCCGGCAGAACAATATTGAATTCCTTGAATTCTGGGTGCAGCCGCTGCTGCCTGACGGGAGGAATCCCACCGGCATGGACTACGACAACTACGACGGGAAGATCTACATTGATCTGGGACTGGTATCCGAAGATGTTATTCCGAACAACCGGCTGAATACCGAGGACGGTCTGGCCCGTGCCCAGGATCTCGGCAACCTGCAGGTCGACAACGCCATGCGCTCCTATATCATCAGCCGGAACGCTCACCTGACAGGCCAATTCTCAACCGAAACCCAGGAGCGGGAGGATGTAGGCCTGGACGGTGCCCACAGTACGCAAGGGGAGTTCTCCGAGCAGGTGCTCTTCAGCAACTGGCTGGAACTGATGGCCGAGCAGTATGCCGACCAGCCCGAGATACTGGATCAGATTCTCAACGATCCCTCCAATGACAAATACTACTATTTCAACGACCCTCAAATCGGACATAAACCGTTACATGAGCGGTTCCACAGGATGTACGGATTTCTGGAGGGCAACTCACTCTCACGCGGCGATTCACGGTCCATCACCAATCGCCCGGATACCGAGGGACTGATTAACCCGGCGAGTGTGAACCGGGACGACTCTTTTTTCCAGTTTGAGATTCCCTTCAACCCCGGCGACCCATCATCAATGCGAATAGGCGAGAATTATATCGTAGACATGGTGGATGGCGATCAGCCGACCGACCGGTGGTACCTGGTGCGCCTGCCGCTGCGTGATGTTGCCCGGCAGGTCGGCAGTATTGAGGACCTTGAGCGCGTTCAGCACATCCGTTTCTGGATGGCGGGCTATCACGAACCGATGACCATGCGGTTTGCCACGTTCGAGCTGGTCGGGAACCAGTGGCGCGAGCTGGAGCGGCTCTCGCAAGAAGGGTATCCGGGTACGATTTTCGAAGTATCCACCATCAACATTGAGGAAAACTCCAACCGCCAGCCGATACCCTACCGTATTCCAAACGGGGCCATCCGGTCGGTGCAGCGCGGCCAGCAGGAGCAGGTACTGGCAAACGAACAGTCGCTCTCCATGCGGGTTGAGGATCTCCGTTCGGGGGAATACCGCATGCTGCAGCGCTTTTACCCGAACCAGCTGAACCTGCTGAACTACTCCAACCTGAGGATGTTCGTGCATGGAGAAGGATATGATCGCCGGTCGGATGTGGAGGTGGTTATCCGGCTGGGCAACGACCTCTCCAATAACTATTACGAATATCGGCAGCCGGTTTCGCCGACCGACCCCAATTTCAACTTCACGCCGCTGAACATGGATCCGGAAAGCTCGGTGCTGGCCAATGAAACGGATCGCATCTGGATTCCCGATTCCAACAGCGTAAACATCGTGCTTTCGTCGCTGAACGCCCTGAAGCAGGCGAGAAATCTGGAGGAAGTGTCGCTCGAAGAGTTGTACGAACGCACCGACCTGGTTCAGGATGCCCCGCCGGGGGCGGTTATCGCGGTGGTAGGCAACCCTTCGCTGGGGGGCGTCAGAGAGATCGGTATCGGTATCCGAAACCCGCATGATAACGGCAGCAGCCAGAACGGCACGGTGACATCGAACGTCGGACGGCCGTCACTGGACGCCGAATTGTGGGTCAATGAGCTGCGCGTTTCCGGATTTGAGGATCAGAAGGGATGGGGGGCCAATTTCAGAACCACCATACGGCTGGCCGACCTGGCAACGGTTCGGGCCAGTTTCTCCAGGCAAACCGACGGTTTCGGACATCTGAACCAGAGTATGATTGAACGGCAGATGTTTGACATGTACTCCTACGATCTGAATACCCAGGTCAATTTGCACCGGTTTCTTCCGGAACGGTACGGCTGGAATATTCCTCTACAGCTGTCGGCACGGCGCAGCCAGCAGACACCCCGGTTTCTGCCTCAGCAGGGTGATGTCCGTTTTTCGGACTTCGAGGACGCGGTTGACGCCAGTGACCTTACTGAGGAGGAGCGGGAATTGGAAATCGACCGGATGTTGGATCAGATCCGCACCCAGAGCCAGCGGTATGGCTTCGGTCTGACAAACATTTCAAAGAGTAACTCCGAGTCCACATTGCTCCGCTATACCGTAGACAATATCAACCTGAGCTATGTCTACAATCTGGATGAACGCAGTGATCCCAACCTGGAGTTTCGCGATCAGTGGGACCACCGCACCTCATTGAACTACCGGTTGAACATCCGAAATGTGAATGTGGTCAGGCCGCTTACGTTTCTTGACGGCATTCCTGTGCTCCAGTGGTTTTCTACAACCGGGTTTACCTATGTGCCTTCCCAGGTTAACCTGGAATCGGTGATGACCCGCCGCTATTCCGAGGAGCTGAGACGCGGTGGCGCGGGCGATAACTTCAGCATGCAGCAGCAGCACAGCTTTAATTTTGAGTCGCGCGTATCCGTCAATTACAACCTGACCCAGTCCATCTCCACCTCCTTTTCGAACACCACCGAGCTGAACCTGCAGCAACTGGGACAGCGGGAAGTGGATCCGGCCGATACCCTCAGCTCTGAGTTCCGGACCATTCCCACATTGACGGCACTGGAAAGCTGGTTTTTTGATCCGGCCGCCAACCCCCGCCGCGACCGGTACCAGGAATCCTACTCTGCTTCCTGGCGGCCACGCCTCACCAGAATCGAAGGGCTTGACTGGCTGAACTATTCGGCATCCTTCCGGGGGAGCTTTCGATGGACCAACAGCGCCGAGGGATCCGGCAGAGGGGCCGCAGTCCAGAATCAGTTCTCATTTGAGCAGAACCCCGAACTGCGCACACAAAACCTGCTTGAGCGCGTATCGTTGTATCGCGACGCGAAAAGCGCCTCCGAAAGGGAACGCAGAGAACGAAATCAGGCCAGAAGCAGGGACGATCAGGATTCAGAATGGACGCGTTCCGACGACATGAGATATTTCGGCCGCCGGATGGTGCTCGGGCTGCTGAGCATTCAGAGCATCAATGTGTCTTACACTCGAGGCGGCGGATCCGGGCAGGGGGGATATGCCGGCGACTCCCAGATCTATTACATGTTTGGCGATACCGGTGACAGCAACTTCTCGCCACCATTCGGATACCGGATAGGGCTGAGGCAGGAGATTCCCCGGGATCAGCTGATCCGGGTCAGGGAGCCCGGTGAGGCTTATCCGTTTACGGCTTCCGTTGATGAGTCTCACAACCTGAATGTCCGCACGGGCATGCGGCCCTTCAGCGATCTCTCGGTGAACCTGAACTGGTCTGCCCGCTGGGATGATACGGTAGAGCGACGCCAAACACTCTTTTACGGAGACTCCCTTTCTGTTGAGCTGCGGGAATCCGGCAACATAACCACCTCCGTCTGGGCTTTTGGCGGTGGCTATGAATCGCTTTTCGAGCTGCAGGTCGACCGGGCGCTTGATGCAATCGAATTGCGGGATGAGGACGGCTTCGTGGAGGCGGATAAGGTCCCGCTTATCGCCGCAAGCCTGGAGAAAGATTTCCGGAAAGCCTACTTCGGTTTTTCCGACAGAACCATTGGAGTTCGCGGGTTTCTGCCATTACCATTGCCTAACTGGGACATCTCGTGGTCCGGATGGGAAAACCGCATGCCGCTAATTCAGCGTTATCTGCAGCGGGCAACGATCAACCACCGCTATACCGGGCAGTACAATCAGGGCTGGCAGCTGAATTCCAACCGGGGGGATGAACTGCCGAGGGCCATCGATGCCTACACGTTCCTGTATCACCAGCCCGATTACGACAGCCGCTCAATCAGCCTTCAGAGAAACTTTGCCCCGCTGGTGGGTTTGCAGATGCGCTGGGTCAACAACATGAATACCCAGATAAATTACAACACCAACAAGCAGACCAGCATCAGCCTCTCAAATAACACCGTTACTGAAAGAAACGTCAAGAGGCTCTCCCTTACGTTCGGGTACTCCAAACGCGGGTTCCGGATACCGTTTTTCCGTCAGCTTAACAATCAGATCGATATCAATTTGACGACCGAATACAGTGATGAGATTACCTATACGTA
- a CDS encoding DUF3467 domain-containing protein has product MEKKKDKKMEIELPKEEAPGTYSNLVMITHSPSEFVLDFIAIMPGLTKAKVVKRMILTPEHAKRFSHALQDNIRRYEELHGEIKTRGKNEQQPFNYRGPLPEA; this is encoded by the coding sequence ATGGAGAAGAAAAAAGATAAAAAGATGGAAATTGAGCTGCCCAAAGAGGAGGCTCCCGGTACCTATTCCAACCTGGTGATGATCACACATTCGCCCTCGGAGTTCGTACTGGATTTTATCGCCATCATGCCGGGGCTCACCAAAGCGAAGGTGGTCAAACGCATGATTTTGACGCCGGAACACGCCAAACGATTTTCCCATGCGCTTCAGGATAATATCCGCCGCTATGAAGAGTTGCACGGCGAGATCAAGACCCGCGGAAAAAATGAGCAGCAGCCGTTCAACTACCGGGGCCCGCTTCCGGAAGCGTAG
- a CDS encoding LptF/LptG family permease, translating into MISDFLKSLVPGSIERDLLKRHAGPFVFCFLTIMFLLLMQFLIQFMDHLVGKGIPLLVIIELILVNLAYMVVLAVPMTILAASLMAYGKFSEQNEYTAVRAAGIAPFRIIRPTLGLAIIITLFLGWFSNEVLPEANYKARALFLDIRMKKPGFDLQENTFYEGIDGYTFLVRNIPSETDSLYDITLFQRPEQGRDRAVIKASKGLLESDERHLSLTLHLYNGTIMRYLSSGRSGTSALFEETSFDNYRITFDLSDLAFSRTNPDDRRRDGRSMRAQAMLAVVDSLRSDKERELRNFRSSLHASGVTLQAAPDTTMQEIESGPESDYLTERHDRYSPPEGPGSRPGTPREPAAVIVPPMQDTGFAALSLVTDAQNQRNTVLRSLSEIRSTQAMSDNLRSNLNWRNERIARFMVEVHKKASIPFACILFALIGAPLGLLVRKGNMGIHAIISTVLFTYYWISIIQGEKLADRLIVSPFVGMWFANMTMAVAAIVLNYLVIKRK; encoded by the coding sequence ATGATATCGGATTTCCTTAAAAGCCTGGTACCCGGAAGTATTGAAAGAGACTTGCTCAAGCGGCATGCGGGCCCCTTTGTCTTCTGCTTCCTGACCATCATGTTTTTGCTGCTGATGCAGTTTCTGATCCAGTTCATGGATCACCTGGTGGGCAAGGGAATTCCCCTGCTGGTAATCATCGAACTGATTCTGGTCAATCTCGCCTATATGGTCGTGCTCGCCGTGCCGATGACCATTCTCGCCGCTTCGCTGATGGCGTACGGCAAATTCTCGGAGCAAAATGAGTACACCGCCGTTCGGGCCGCCGGCATCGCCCCCTTCCGAATTATCCGGCCTACGCTGGGCCTGGCCATTATCATCACCCTTTTTCTGGGATGGTTCTCGAACGAAGTGCTCCCGGAGGCCAACTACAAGGCCAGAGCCCTGTTCCTCGACATCCGCATGAAGAAACCGGGCTTCGACCTGCAGGAGAATACATTCTACGAAGGCATCGACGGCTATACCTTCCTGGTGCGCAACATCCCCTCCGAAACCGATTCCCTGTACGATATCACTCTGTTTCAACGACCGGAACAGGGCCGCGACAGGGCGGTCATCAAGGCGTCGAAAGGATTGCTCGAGAGCGATGAACGGCATCTCAGCCTCACCCTGCATCTGTATAACGGCACCATCATGCGGTATCTCTCCTCTGGAAGGAGCGGCACCAGTGCCCTGTTTGAGGAGACCAGCTTCGATAACTACCGCATCACCTTTGATCTTTCCGACCTGGCCTTCTCCCGGACCAACCCGGATGACCGCAGGCGAGACGGCCGATCCATGCGCGCCCAGGCCATGCTTGCCGTCGTTGATTCGCTTCGCAGCGACAAGGAGCGCGAACTCCGCAATTTCAGAAGTTCGCTTCACGCCTCCGGAGTCACGTTGCAGGCCGCCCCGGATACCACCATGCAAGAAATTGAAAGTGGCCCGGAGAGCGATTACCTCACAGAACGCCACGACCGCTACTCCCCTCCCGAAGGGCCCGGCTCTCGCCCCGGAACTCCCCGGGAGCCGGCAGCCGTGATCGTCCCCCCCATGCAGGACACCGGATTTGCAGCCCTGAGCCTGGTGACGGATGCGCAGAATCAGCGAAACACGGTGCTGCGTTCCCTGTCGGAAATCCGCAGTACACAAGCCATGAGCGACAACCTTCGAAGCAACCTGAACTGGCGCAACGAACGCATTGCCCGCTTTATGGTCGAGGTGCATAAAAAAGCCTCTATCCCCTTTGCCTGCATTCTGTTTGCACTGATCGGGGCCCCGCTGGGCCTGCTGGTCCGAAAAGGCAACATGGGCATTCACGCCATCATCAGCACCGTGCTGTTCACCTATTACTGGATCAGCATTATCCAGGGAGAGAAGCTGGCCGACCGCCTGATCGTATCACCGTTCGTGGGAATGTGGTTTGCCAACATGACCATGGCGGTGGCCGCGATTGTACTCAACTACCTCGTCATAAAACGGAAATAG
- a CDS encoding LptF/LptG family permease, protein MIKKFDRLIFTRMLVITGFVTGLLIFIFIIIDFSENSGDFTDRGATLREIWYDYYLNYIPEMIRLVSPVAVFTACLWITSQMAARLEIVALRAAGVSLYRLLAPYLVFAVLMAGMVSYLDGYVVPASNAVRAEFEQRYIMNRTERLDRNRIFRQESPNRLMRINYYDIREKTGYRVSFYTFDNDKLVETMEAGRIIWKSDEQVWEIVNGTIKRFHGNGYEEITFDRRDTTLNLLPRDFGRTSSDVFQLTYPEIRNYLASIERSGAGGIAMPRVQFYGKLSYPFSIVIVTVIGVAIASIRHRGGRGVPLAAGLVISFLYLAMMKLAEPFGYTGAMDPLHAALFPHLFFLIVALAVLVGARK, encoded by the coding sequence ATGATCAAAAAGTTCGACCGACTGATTTTTACCCGGATGCTGGTGATCACCGGATTTGTGACCGGCTTGCTGATCTTCATCTTCATCATCATCGATTTTTCGGAGAACAGCGGGGATTTCACCGATCGTGGCGCAACACTGCGCGAAATCTGGTATGACTATTATCTGAACTATATCCCGGAAATGATTCGCCTGGTATCGCCCGTGGCGGTCTTCACCGCCTGTTTGTGGATCACCAGCCAGATGGCCGCCCGTCTGGAGATTGTGGCGCTTCGTGCCGCAGGCGTCAGCCTCTACCGCCTTCTTGCACCCTACCTCGTTTTTGCCGTACTGATGGCGGGCATGGTAAGCTACCTCGACGGCTATGTAGTCCCGGCTTCCAATGCCGTTCGGGCCGAGTTCGAACAGCGGTATATCATGAACCGGACCGAGCGGCTGGACCGGAACCGGATTTTCCGGCAGGAATCCCCCAACCGGCTGATGCGCATCAATTACTACGACATCCGGGAAAAAACCGGCTATCGCGTAAGCTTCTACACCTTTGACAACGACAAACTGGTCGAAACAATGGAAGCCGGCAGGATAATCTGGAAAAGCGACGAACAGGTCTGGGAAATTGTCAACGGCACCATCAAACGGTTTCACGGCAACGGATACGAAGAGATCACCTTCGACCGGCGAGACACCACGCTGAATCTGCTGCCCCGCGACTTCGGCCGTACCTCATCGGATGTCTTCCAGCTCACCTATCCCGAAATACGCAACTACCTGGCATCCATCGAACGCAGCGGCGCCGGAGGTATCGCCATGCCGCGCGTGCAGTTCTATGGAAAACTGAGCTATCCGTTTTCCATCGTGATTGTCACCGTGATCGGTGTAGCCATCGCCTCCATCAGGCATCGCGGCGGCCGGGGAGTGCCGCTGGCAGCGGGGCTGGTGATCAGCTTCCTATACCTCGCCATGATGAAACTGGCCGAACCGTTCGGCTACACCGGAGCCATGGATCCCCTCCATGCCGCGCTCTTCCCGCATCTCTTTTTCCTGATAGTCGCCCTGGCAGTGCTTGTCGGTGCCAGGAAATAG